gacaagactcagcGACTAACCACAAGCACGAATACACTTACATACATTATTGAACCCACACACCAACCATGTGTGGTAGATACTATGATCCCCCATACATTAGATCAAACACCGAGGCTCAAATCaaggcaaaaggaagcaaaacgtCTAGCTAGATTTGAGTGTGTAGTATCAGAAACTGTTTCTCCACTACACCACACTGCCTTTCCCACAGACTAGATGCTCACTAAGGGTTCTTCCAATGCCTACATCCTTTAGCTCCATAAAATCAGGGATTCCTCACATTTATATAGTGTTACAGAGAGTTCTTTAAGCACTTTTACAAGACTTTATTTGATCTTCACAACATTCTTGTGAATTAGGCAGGGCTGATCTTGGTATGTGAACCTGCCTTTTGATCCAATACAGTCCTCTTCCCACTAAATCAAGATCCTTTTCAAAGGGAATCTTGTTTACTTCAGGCAACACTACAACCATGAGGCAAGGGGGAAAAAGTGATTGGAGAGGCCAGAAAAGTTAAAATCCCAACAACCCAACAAGCAGAAAACCCTGTGTACATAATTCCATTATCCACTCATTTACATCTACACCTCTCTGCTCTCCAAATCCTACCCATGCATCAGTCTAGTTCTTTGCTATGACTTTAGTCTACAGTAGGACAAATTAACTCACTCAATAAATTCAGAAAGCACACTATACATTAGTTACTCAGCAAGGGGTGAGAAAAAAAGTTAGTTCTGtcaatagaaaagataaaattaaagtgACATGTGAATTCAAAGAAAGAACCCTTACTCCTTACTGAAGTAACCAGAAGGCTCCAGAATTACCATATAAACTAGGTCTCAAAAGAGAAGTAAGTAgtaaaaaagtagaaaaggaaaacttttgttttttgaaagaaaaattttgaaggaaATTGGGAAATCATGGAACTGATATAGGGATGCATAAGAGGTTCTCCTGACTGAGACAGACAGTGTGTAAGGGTATCAGGAGATAAAGCACTGGGACCACACTCTGGATAGGTCTGAAAGGGATTAAGGAATTTTGGTTGTTCAGAAAACAAGGACACATAGTAAGGGACTTGATGATTCACAGCTGTGCTCTTGGTATACTTATCTGCACACAGGGAGGCAGAAAGACAAACGGATATGAGGTAGAAGGCAAAGAGTTAAATTCAGGACACACTGAGTTTGAAAAGATAATCAGGACATCTAAAACTCAGGTACACAGAAGTACTGCCAGTACCTAATAGAGATTGAGTACATATAATGTTTATAGAACAGAGCGACTCTGGAGGGCAGAGATCTGCAGTTACAATCTGGGCGTCATCCAGACATGATAAAGTCAAGCGGGTAAGAGCAAAGGGACACTCATCCTTCAAGCAATAAAcatttactatgtgtcagacTTCAGGGGGTTTAGTTCACATATCTCTTTCCCACATCCTTTTAACACTTACCTGCTCCACACCATTACATACTGTGTTCACTGGATGTTTCACAAGGATGTTATGTTTCATGGAGATTGCAAATTCCCTATATGTAGGATActttaaaattcatttggaaacCATAAAACAGTATTACACATGTAACTGACATGGTTAACACTGAATGATAAACATGAATATCCAGTCAAAAGACAAGCCCATAACCCAAGCTGCATAAATGAGTATGGACCATTTTATAGGTGGAGGTTAGCCTTACGGCCCCTGATAGCTCCTGCCCATCGGCTGCAGGGTTTCAACTATGACTTAGGTTTCCTGTGCCCAGTTCACTTCCCTGCGGCCACTGCCAGGTTTCTCAGGGAGCCTCTACCTACCTCCAAGTGTCTAAGGCCATCAAACAACACACTTTTCACATTCTATCAAACCCCCAACACAAGGAACAGGGGGGGACTAGGCagttttaactttattgaggttCTTTTAATTAAAAGGTTTCACAGTAGAGACCAACGCCTGCAGGGGGAGCAGCCTTCCAGATGTTTCCTGCTCCATGACCCATTGACTGAAGGAAAATTTGACTgatttcctatctccttcagTTTTGATGGGAAGGGGTGATGGATGGAAGTGGAGAGAATGACCAAGAAGACGTCAGGATGAAAAACTCAGAAGGACCTCAACTTCAACCAGCTGAAGTTTGTTTCACAGCTGTTGATAACCCAGTTCCACCAACCGGGAATAAATTAAACAGTTCCACCACCAGCTGACAGCAACAGAAGGGGCTCTGCAGAACTCAGGTTTAGTTTGCACTGGTTGCCAACATCGCGGCCACCAAAGGAGATTTTAGAGCAGCCCCTTTACCCTCTCAGTTCACTGGGTGGGAGGCCCAGGCTTCACCTCACACAGCAGTCCATCAAGCAAGCTTCATTTACGCTTCTTCTCCTGTGTGCTCGTGAACCAAGAGTCTAGGAGCTTCTTGCTGTAGTATAGCTGCCAGGCGTGCACTTGGACCGCCAGCACCAACACCAGATACATGACGGAGACGGCGGAAAAACCAAAGAGGAAGCGGTAGGCCTTGCCATGGCGGTAGAGCTGTTGTGCAGCAGGGAACATCTCCATGCTGCCATAAATAAGGGGAGCAATGGAGAAGAGCCCCATGCTGATCATGGAGAGCACCAGGTAGCTAATGTTGttgcgggggaaggagaggaggcccaggagggagggTACAATGCTTAGCAAATAGGGGTATTCCCACTGATAGGGCATGGCCACCTGATCATGAGACAAGAGCCTCAGGTGTCCCACACTCATCTTGGCAACCAGCAGCAGCCATATGACCAGATGCACGTAGATCAGCTTCTTGATTTCATACTTGAGGGTCACACTGTGGGGCAGAGCAGAGGGAGAAGTATCTTTCATTCAGAGTTTTCTGACATCAGCTGTATGTCAAGCAATTGTACTGGACACAGGGATACAGATACAGATAAGGTACAGTTCCTGCCTGGAGGCTGGGAACAAAGTAGAGGAAGAAAAAGGTAATTACAAACGAACTAGAAAAACTCTTGTAATCTATGTTGCAAAATATATGGTATCACAGGAAGGAGTAATCAATTCTGACTCAAATGAGTTGACTGAGAAGGCTATCTAGACAAGGGTGATGTCTGAGCTAGGCTCTGAGAGGTAGGTGGAGATAGACATTCTGAGCAGAGGTAATAGCATGTAGGCAAAACGGCACAAACATTTATGTTCCAGGAGAGCAAATGGCTGGGTGTGGAAGGACTACACTGTGGCAGGGAGGGGAGTAGCAGGATATGAAGTTGTAAAGACTGACTCAGTCATTTGAAAGACAGAAGAGTAACTCAGGGCTGTGTTCAGAAAGAAAACTCTGGCGAATTTCctgacaatccagtggttagaactctgtgctttcagTGCCAaggacccgggttcaacccctggtcagggaactaagatcctgcaatctGCACTTTGcggccattaaaaaaagaaagagaactctgATGGTAGCATAGGAGTATAGCCTATGGAATGAGATATTGGCAGCAAAAAACCAACTCAGGCTGTCCATACTtcttcaggtaaacatttttcttctaaaataagcAAGTTTTCCcttattctttgaatttttttaggTCCTAAATATATCCCCTTCACATCTCCAGAGGGCGGAGTTTCTGCTCTAGACAGGCATGAAAATGCTAGCTTGGGTTGTGAGGTTCCCTTGAACAGGGTCTAAGCATAAGAATAAAGTGAGGTTCCAAAGGGCTTGTCATTCTTTAAAACTCtggaaaaaaatatgtgaaaaagagTCTGAGAAACTTCAATGGATTTAAGGAATGAAACCTTCTAAatcaaaaaataacagaaagtgcagaaaggtgtgtgtgtgtcgggggcgggggggggggggtggctggGGAATCAGTCACCTGTAGACTtcaagctccatgaaggcagggatcAGATTTGTTGTTTGCCAATAAATTTTTACTGAAGGGATAACATGAATACGAAGACCAGGGTTGCTTTCGCTATTATATTCTCAGTGCCTAACACAATGCATGATGGGTagaaggtaaataaatatttgttgaacaaataaacGAACGCAGAACTATCCCTTACATGACgggggtaggggggtggggaggggagttcCATAAAATTCATTTAAGGCAGACAAAGTCTCGGCTTTAGGGTCCACACCCCAAAACGACTCAAAATTTAACAGCTACCGCATACTGGGCAGACTTCAGTGCTAGATTTTATGCTACATTCTCACGAGATTATTGGCTCACCAATTCTTCCTCAAGACCAAAAAAGTAGATTAAAGTGAGGCTCAATTAAGAATTAGGTTCCCGAGGTCGGAAAGCCGGGCCAACATAACCGCGACCCAGGGCCCGGACTCCCTCAAAGTACAAGGGGGATCAAAGGGTGGAACTCACAGCAGTGACGGGGCTTCCCGGGATTGGGGGCGGGTCCTGGACCGTGCCAGGAGGAGGGGACTCGGGAGGTGCCCGAGGGCGGGCTGAGGAGCAAAACCCTGAGACCAGGCCTGCATTGCGTTTCTGGCCCTGCGGGCTCCTCGCCTCACTTCATACCTCATCTGGTAGTGCATAGCGACGCGCTCCCGATGCTGAAAGTCGCTGCCGTCAGTGCCGGCCGCTCGCGGGCCTGCCCGAGACGCCATCTTCCCCGCCCAGACTCCAGGAGCCCCTCAAGCCGACGAACTGTCGTGACTACTGCTCCCAACTGCCTGCCGACCCTGTTCGTATAGCTTCAGCTAGCCAACCCAACAGTCTAGCGCCTCTTTGAAGACAACTTCCGGCCTCTCTGTCTCTGGAGGACCAACTCTGTGGTCACGTCCTTGCGCAAGCGTACGCGAGCGTTTCCGGTCTCCGCTCCGCCCTGGCCGTCTCTCGCCAGCCTTTGGAGCGCTCAGAAAATTAACTCGTAGCGTTTGCGGTTTTTGCCAAGGGCTGGAGATGATTCTCCAGTCTCTCGAGCACGTTCACTTCCTTAAACTCGAATTCAAGTTTCATACGTCTTTGTCCCCACTTCTCAGATGGAGAAAATGATGCCTGGAAGGATCTGTGACTCTCTCAAGAGCATGCATCTTCCACATTGTTTCAAAGTATCTCCCCACAGATTAATCTCTGCAAGAAGAAATggtaactttacagtggagaaacctggcaggcacCCCGTTAACTAAATACTTGCCCACGAGTGAGACAGACTCCTTATGCCTCCTGATACAACTGAGGACCAGCGTCACTAATGCGATAATAGTCAAAGTcgttcagtcgagtccgactctttgccattccatggactatagagtccatggaattctccaggccagaatactgcagtgggtagcctttctcttctccagaggatcttaccaacccagggatcaaacccaggtctcccgtatcgcgggcggattctttaccagccgagccactagggaagcccaagaatactgcagtgtaccctatcccttctccagcggatcttccctactcaggaatcaaacaggggtctcctgcattgcaggcggattctttatcaactgagccatcagagaagctgaTACCTTATTTGATATTTCTGCCCAAAATACTTGGCCAGAATCTAATCATGAAGAGACAGACAGATAAACTcaaattgagggacattctacaaagtAACTGGactatactttttaaaactgtCAAGGCCATGAAAGAAATTACGTAGAGGCAGAAAGCAGAGCAGTGGTAGCCAAGGACTGGGAGGAGAAGGAATGGGGACGTGCTTCATGGGTACAGACAtgagaaagaagatgaaaaaagttctggaggtgAATGtgctgatggttgcacaactgtgTAAGTAAACTTCatgccactgaactatacacttaaaaattgttaattttatgttatgtatattttaccacaagaaaaaatacataaaataagaatttcaaaattacatttactgaaaaaaactgaagcatcttttcatatgttgagTCATTGGCATTTCATTTCCCTGAACTGTGTTCatattctttgtccattttttctacTGCATTGTTGGTCTTGTTTATTTATATAGatagcagagagagagacagattctCTTATTTAGTATTAGTTGCCATATATTTTTCCTATGCATTGTATGTCTTTTGACTTTACTCATGGTATTACAAGTTTAAGATGCAGAATAGTTTTTTAATATGGTTGAATATataatcttttctctctttttttgcctctcaatttttttttcatttatttttattagttggaggttaattactttacaatattgtagtggtttttgtcatacattgacatgaatcagccatgaatttacatgtattccccatcccgatcccccctcccacctccttctgctTCTCAATTTTGATTCATAACTAGAGTCCTCCACTCCAAGATGTTCAAATAATTTTATGCATTTCAGCATTTGAAAACCATGCTCAGAAATCTGCCTCCACAACTAGAGGTGAGCTCTGAAGAGATAGATATGAACCGAGTTATCAACCCAGGTGTTTGGCAAAGGGTAAAACTCAAGAAATACTTGCTGAGTACATAAATTCCAAATGATCCAAAATCATCCTCTTCTAAGGACCATGAAGAATCCTCAGGGTCACTcagcaccacccccacccccacccctctggcTTTAGCTTGTGCTTATCTTGGTCTTTTCTGTGTGTGATTTCCATGATGTTCGTCAGACTGCTTCTGAGTCATCCATTGGCTTATCGTGAGACACTAAACAAATGctggatgttcaataaatatttgaggcaTGAATGTTCTAGGGAGGGGCCCTAACAGTTTCCCCAGAACTTCTTCCCTGAAGTATCAGTACTTTTCTTCTGCTCTTAGTCTGCCTTAAAGTTTAGTGATTTGTGTTCCTGTTCTCTCACCCTGCCCATTCCCTTCTCAAATCCTTTGCACTGATGTTTCCTTTGCCTTGAATGCACCCCCACCCGCTACCCGGACCCCAGCACTTCAAAAGACTGGCTTCCAGTCCCATGTGGAACAcaatagactgaatgtttgtgtccccctgcTCCACATCCATTTGTATGTTGAAACCTATTCCCCAATGT
This genomic stretch from Muntiacus reevesi chromosome 4, mMunRee1.1, whole genome shotgun sequence harbors:
- the JAGN1 gene encoding protein jagunal homolog 1 encodes the protein MASRAGPRAAGTDGSDFQHRERVAMHYQMSVTLKYEIKKLIYVHLVIWLLLVAKMSVGHLRLLSHDQVAMPYQWEYPYLLSIVPSLLGLLSFPRNNISYLVLSMISMGLFSIAPLIYGSMEMFPAAQQLYRHGKAYRFLFGFSAVSVMYLVLVLAVQVHAWQLYYSKKLLDSWFTSTQEKKRK